A portion of the Stigmatella aurantiaca DW4/3-1 genome contains these proteins:
- a CDS encoding putative ABC transporter permease, translated as MSGGRSERQRPLGSEGQPLGTFARFVVYGLMGWCIECLFTSLVDLATGAGDLRLRGYSYLWMHPIWGVGLLLGEQLVGVMKRAGLSRLLRATLGMVLCFAVEYLTGAGLVAVLGLCPWDYSAAWASVNGLIRLDYAPYWFMCALMCEFIFALVGRVQLGGGAAWAHSPHSPTEPPASLPASL; from the coding sequence ATGAGCGGAGGGCGAAGCGAGAGGCAGAGGCCGCTGGGATCAGAAGGTCAGCCGCTGGGCACCTTCGCCCGCTTCGTCGTCTACGGCCTGATGGGCTGGTGCATCGAGTGCCTCTTCACCTCGCTGGTGGACCTGGCCACGGGCGCTGGAGACCTCCGGCTGCGCGGCTACTCGTACCTGTGGATGCACCCGATCTGGGGCGTGGGCCTGCTGCTGGGTGAACAGCTCGTGGGGGTGATGAAGCGCGCCGGGTTGAGCCGGCTGCTGCGCGCCACCCTCGGCATGGTGCTGTGCTTCGCGGTGGAGTACCTCACCGGCGCCGGGCTCGTCGCCGTGCTGGGCCTCTGCCCCTGGGACTACTCGGCCGCGTGGGCCAGCGTGAACGGGCTGATTCGCCTGGACTACGCCCCCTACTGGTTCATGTGTGCGCTGATGTGCGAGTTCATCTTCGCCCTCGTCGGGCGGGTGCAGTTGGGCGGGGGAGCGGCGTGGGCTCATTCCCCACATTCACCGACAGAGCCGCCCGCCTCGCTGCCCGCATCATTATAG
- a CDS encoding aminotransferase class I/II-fold pyridoxal phosphate-dependent enzyme yields MATYPESPREAFQQLRSLSEQLAEPARRPQALADLRALAELARDKPEGAPLRLTSVVVAVGSSQARLELLLLPSIFAPEAWAHTFLEGLLKVPLDEYAGKRLVEVGSGSGWICLALARFTRLAHVLGVDLNPHSAPLAWCNAWLNGDEALVSRLSFGESDLLRQVPVGEPWDFVVGCIPQVLRGEGLPAEVSQADEQALYDLSNYCAIQNVYEDHFGLGLNARLLDEAPERLSPEGRLLLNLAGRPGRAIIERMFTRRGFTTWVRVAKRVMQAADTDIRPLVVLEQRTRREFEFFMDAHSPEPLRAATALGWLTAGHPIWHEVAVWEARLALPRETLALRAALRELGVPGLQEELDLANAPPEQLGFVAALTERLARAPLLPYAHESGDRSLRQLVARYLGRFFDLRLSEEEIFVAPEREQAVYSLLLSTCDEGDGVLVSHNLHAVYAPVLDKAGVRVTVTHNTLGEIRQLLSAFDVKVVLLAVEPGERASMAELRGILAEAERRGILVVLDESAFFNITAEVEPRTLFEFLAREPHPSHLVVLYGLIKNAVFPDWELTLLLPVPAPLRAGLEVAAEVTYSRISTLVQWFYERTFAELLAFRIAFAEPQPPPERGTPQVPRSRRIARLEAFSAFAPKVFREEDRERIRLDYGENESPLPPPLLEGLVAACAAPRDAGDQHGLAEAVAAFLLETRGVRYEPGEITLAPGVWPLMHHLGVALRRLLGRAPRVFIARPCYGVLPPTWDAVGAELDLAPLSALSERRGANAPDVVVISQPSNPVGNYLSHEELVALAAYVVEERCWLVSDEIFGLVNLSHPTAETVHGPVGLEATVPGIGARTVVLGGLSKEFAAGGLRVGWMATRDRALTEAVKQTSPGVLHLATARAAARLYVAYARGPDGKLLYPERHQALREFLAHMRRDLAEKRALLAEALPEDGLGETVQAGGLFLAPRMTSWLGREVDGVKLTRENLPAVVYEHTHVVLNSGEWCGEPDRVRAVFSIPRETLEQARERLKAFARKLRG; encoded by the coding sequence ATGGCCACCTACCCAGAGTCGCCCCGGGAAGCCTTCCAACAGCTGCGCTCCCTGTCGGAGCAGCTCGCCGAGCCCGCCCGCCGTCCCCAGGCCCTCGCCGATCTGAGGGCGCTGGCCGAGCTCGCCCGGGACAAGCCCGAGGGCGCCCCGCTGCGGCTCACCTCGGTGGTGGTGGCGGTGGGCTCCTCCCAGGCGCGGCTGGAGCTGCTCCTGCTTCCCTCCATCTTCGCCCCCGAGGCGTGGGCCCATACCTTCCTGGAGGGGCTGCTGAAGGTCCCCCTCGACGAGTATGCCGGCAAGCGGCTGGTGGAGGTGGGCTCCGGCTCGGGGTGGATCTGCCTGGCGTTGGCCCGGTTCACCCGGCTGGCCCATGTGCTCGGGGTGGATCTCAACCCCCACTCGGCCCCCCTGGCGTGGTGCAACGCCTGGCTCAACGGCGACGAGGCCCTGGTATCGCGGCTGTCCTTTGGCGAGAGCGATCTGTTGCGCCAGGTGCCGGTCGGCGAGCCGTGGGACTTCGTGGTGGGGTGCATTCCGCAGGTGCTCCGGGGCGAAGGGCTGCCGGCGGAGGTCTCCCAGGCGGATGAACAGGCGCTCTACGACCTGTCCAACTACTGCGCGATCCAGAACGTCTACGAGGATCATTTCGGCCTGGGGCTCAACGCACGGTTGCTGGACGAGGCCCCCGAGCGCCTGTCCCCCGAGGGGCGGCTGTTGCTCAACCTCGCCGGACGGCCGGGACGGGCCATCATCGAGCGCATGTTCACCCGGCGGGGCTTCACCACCTGGGTGCGGGTGGCCAAGCGGGTGATGCAAGCGGCGGACACGGACATCCGCCCGCTGGTGGTGCTGGAGCAGCGCACGCGGCGCGAGTTCGAGTTCTTCATGGATGCCCACAGCCCCGAGCCCCTCCGGGCGGCCACCGCCCTGGGGTGGCTCACGGCGGGCCACCCCATCTGGCACGAGGTGGCGGTGTGGGAGGCCCGGCTCGCGCTGCCCCGGGAGACGCTGGCGCTGCGGGCTGCCCTGCGCGAGCTGGGCGTGCCCGGGTTGCAGGAGGAGTTGGATCTGGCGAACGCCCCCCCGGAGCAGCTCGGCTTCGTGGCGGCGCTCACCGAGCGCCTGGCCCGCGCGCCCTTGCTGCCCTATGCGCACGAGTCCGGAGACCGCAGCCTGCGGCAGCTCGTGGCGCGCTACCTGGGACGCTTCTTCGACCTGCGGCTGTCCGAGGAGGAGATCTTCGTCGCGCCCGAGCGCGAGCAGGCGGTGTACTCGCTGCTGCTGTCCACCTGTGACGAGGGGGATGGCGTGCTGGTGTCCCACAACCTGCACGCCGTCTACGCGCCGGTGCTGGACAAGGCGGGGGTGCGCGTCACCGTGACCCACAACACGCTGGGGGAGATCCGGCAGTTGCTGAGCGCCTTCGACGTGAAGGTGGTGCTGCTGGCGGTGGAGCCCGGCGAGCGCGCGAGCATGGCCGAGCTGCGTGGCATCCTCGCGGAGGCGGAGCGGCGGGGCATCCTCGTGGTGCTCGACGAGAGCGCCTTCTTCAACATCACCGCCGAGGTGGAGCCGCGCACGCTCTTCGAGTTCCTCGCCCGAGAGCCGCACCCCTCGCACCTGGTGGTGCTGTACGGGCTCATCAAGAACGCCGTCTTTCCGGACTGGGAGCTGACGCTGTTGTTGCCGGTGCCGGCGCCGCTGCGTGCGGGGCTGGAGGTGGCGGCGGAGGTGACGTACTCGCGCATCAGCACGCTGGTGCAGTGGTTCTACGAGCGCACCTTCGCGGAGCTGCTCGCCTTCCGCATCGCCTTCGCCGAGCCGCAACCGCCTCCCGAGCGGGGCACGCCCCAGGTACCCCGCTCCCGGCGCATCGCGCGGCTGGAGGCCTTTTCCGCCTTCGCGCCCAAGGTCTTCCGCGAGGAGGACCGGGAGCGGATCCGGCTGGACTACGGGGAGAACGAGTCCCCGCTGCCGCCCCCGCTGCTGGAGGGGTTGGTGGCGGCCTGCGCGGCGCCGCGGGATGCGGGAGACCAGCATGGGCTGGCGGAGGCGGTGGCGGCCTTCCTGCTGGAGACGCGAGGGGTGCGCTACGAGCCGGGGGAGATCACCCTGGCGCCCGGCGTATGGCCCTTGATGCACCACCTGGGCGTCGCGCTGCGCCGGTTGCTGGGGCGCGCGCCGCGCGTCTTCATCGCGAGGCCCTGCTACGGCGTGTTGCCACCCACGTGGGATGCCGTGGGGGCGGAGCTGGACCTGGCGCCGCTGAGCGCCCTGTCCGAGCGTCGGGGAGCGAACGCGCCAGACGTGGTGGTCATCTCCCAGCCGTCCAACCCCGTGGGCAACTACCTGTCCCACGAGGAACTGGTGGCGCTGGCGGCCTATGTGGTGGAGGAGCGGTGTTGGCTGGTGTCGGATGAGATCTTCGGGCTGGTGAACCTCAGCCATCCCACGGCGGAGACGGTACACGGCCCGGTGGGGCTGGAGGCGACGGTGCCGGGCATCGGGGCGAGGACGGTGGTGCTCGGAGGCCTGTCCAAGGAGTTTGCCGCGGGAGGGCTGCGGGTCGGGTGGATGGCCACGCGGGACCGGGCGCTGACGGAGGCGGTGAAGCAGACCTCGCCCGGGGTGCTGCACCTGGCCACGGCCCGTGCGGCCGCGAGGCTGTACGTGGCGTACGCGCGAGGGCCGGACGGCAAGCTGCTCTACCCGGAACGGCACCAGGCACTGCGCGAGTTCCTGGCGCACATGAGAAGAGACCTGGCGGAGAAGCGGGCGTTGCTGGCCGAAGCCCTGCCAGAAGACGGACTGGGAGAAACCGTGCAGGCCGGGGGACTCTTCTTGGCGCCCCGGATGACATCTTGGTTGGGCCGGGAGGTGGACGGCGTGAAGTTGACCCGAGAGAACCTCCCGGCGGTGGTGTACGAGCACACACACGTGGTGCTCAACAGCGGGGAATGGTGTGGAGAGCCCGATCGGGTGCGTGCCGTGTTTTCGATTCCCCGCGAGACACTGGAACAAGCCCGGGAGCGGCTGAAGGCCTTCGCTCGGAAGCTGCGAGGGTGA